The following DNA comes from Poecilia reticulata strain Guanapo linkage group LG16, Guppy_female_1.0+MT, whole genome shotgun sequence.
AATAGTGCGgagattttaaaacatatgacaCATAATTCACTCAGAAATCATGATTCGTTCAATCGTGAGTCTATGATTGGTCGCAAATTTCTCCAGTATCATTCTGTACAATATTAAGAAAGGGAGATAAACTTTTGTGAGCTTGATCATCAGAACAGTAATTTTGAGTCTCTGATTTAATGTCTTAGTTCCAGAGCTATAACAACTTAAGTGTGAGAGAGTAATTGGTGTTGACAACAGGTTGAACAAACTGTAGCATACACCGTAGCAACAGGTAACGAACAGAGCTACTCGTCGTTTCCTACAATTCTGTacacaattagaaaaaaaaagcgcaaaaatatattcagtgttATCAAGGCAGCAGgttttgtgaattatttatcATTAACTATTGATCCGTAGTTTAATGAATGAAACCCTGCTTCAGCAACACCAACATCCATGTCCTGGTAGATCCAGGCCGATCTCCAAGTTAAAATatagtttatataaaaacaaggGAAGATCGCACCTCCAATCTACCTTATATAACCAGATAGGACGACTTTATTACATTCACCTGCTCGCTCTTCTTCTCGGTGGACTTGATGTCCCGGCGGATCTGGACCTCGAGCGGCGTGATCTCTGTGGCCTACTGGGGCTCAGTTTCtcctgttttatctttatttcgGTCTCCCGCGTCGGAGACTCCCTTCTTCGGTGTCGTTTctctttggtcattttttttagagaaaataaatgtaccaATCCGATTTTAACGCGACTAAATGTACATCTTTACTcagaagcaaataaacaaacaaaaaaacacagctttaaaCCCTTACTAAAGTTCTACTCTTGCGTCGTGATCACCCTTTCCGGTTCCTGTGGTTCACAAAGAATTTATCTCGATGATGTGCTTGCCGTGTTCCTTTTTAGGTTCCGGTGTAAACGCAAATGTGTCGGGATCGTACGTCGGCGTGTCCGCCATCTTGTGAgtggcatttttttaatgcgGTAGAAGTGGAATGTACGTAATCTATCATTACAGAGCTCTTCGTTTTTACGATAGGTGCCAACAAAGTACATGGATAAATCATAACCTAAAGCTAAAGTACGCTCAAAAGGAAACATAGACAATTATATTATTTGTACgtgaaaaacaagattaaacTCTTCCAATCCACAAATACTTGTACATTGACAAAACGAATGGCAAAATGCACATTACATCTACAACTGAATTAACTCTGGTACATTTCTTAGGTGAATTTCTTGAGAGTTAACAATTACCAATGCTAAAAGTTAACATACAATACTGTACATAATATAACCTGTACATAATATAACTAAAATTATAAATGATATAATATAAactgtcttgtctttttttatttccagggTAATTTGCCACTCACAAGATGACGAACGCTAACCTGTCGTTTCTATGGATCTACGGCGTCAGTCGTCTACTCATCTAAATCTTTATCAAAAAAAAGATCCGatattgtttcttttccaaaatacaaaaataattggGGTGTATTGTACAAATCCGACACTTTGtaaattgtctttttcttgTTACACCATTTCAAACCTATTTTTACTTGAACAGAAAGAACGCGAGGACagtgttaccatgacaacatcATCAACAGTTTTAACGAGCAACGATATTTCCGTGTCTGTAggcaaaattaactttattttttatttaaaaagaaagagaaaaaaatgattccGCCAGCGGATTCTCTTCTGAAATATGATACTCCAATGTTGGTCAAGACAACCTCAGGGGAGAAATCTCCAAAGGTAAGTCGCCACTGAGGTGGAAGTAGCAACTACCGAGAAGGAAAGATGAATATTTGGAAACACTTTGAATTATGCTCAAACACATATTTAAGAATGATTAAATAGTGATATACTTTAAATTTTCACGTTCATTTTAGTGGTTATGGTTTactggcaaaaataaatgccTCAAACccaacaaaataatcaaataaaaagtataaaataaaaagaaaagccttctgtctgctttaaaaaagggtcctatgtaaaatcaacagtttttttttccttttcatcatATTATAATGTTAGTCCTTCGTCAAAGGTATATCTCAAGTATTGCTTTGATTTCAGGCAACTATTCAGGGTGTATGAACAGACTCACAGTCTGTTCGGAGCAGCAGTCTCCAGGCCCAGGTTCCCTCCGCTGATCAAAGCACAACATAACATTACTATTCTAAATGGCATTatgtaaatgtgctttttgaTGACATAATTGAGATGTATATGacaaaaatggcacaaaacataattttgaaacaattaaGTGCCTTGGTGCCCAAAGTTGGCCTGACTGGTGCCCATCTTTGACTTATATTACAATGTATTTAGTAGGattttgaaagtgaaaattGTTACAAAGCAAGAATGGACAGATGTCACCCTAAGACAAATGAATATGATATGCCTTTTATAATCTCCTGGGCTCATGTATTATTTCAATGCGTTTCCAACAGATCTGGAATGATAAAAGTATTCTTGTATCATGAATAATGTACTCACTGCAGAATATGTCTCTTCACAGGTACGCCAAATAAAAAGGATCCCTTTGCAGGGCCCTGACACCGCACCAGTTCCACTATCTCCTAAAACAAAACCTACAACCAGTGATGTCAGCAAAATGGAAAACGAGGAGATTCTGGATGCAATCCTTCCACCCAGGTATGACCGTCCTCTTACTTAGTGAACTGATTCATTAAGTTCAACCTTCTCAACCATCAATATTGTAGGGAATGGTCAGAAGGAAGCCAGCTGTGGGTGCAGAAGGTATCCAGTGTACCTTGTACAAGACCAGAAATAATTCACCTGAAGGAAGAGCTGGACACAAAGCTGGAGCAGAGACAGGCCAGACACACAGGCATCTGTCCTATCCGCAGAGAGCTTTATTCTCAGTGTTTTGGTAAGAAGGCCGTGGATATGACACCATCATGAAACTCACTATTACAATTCTAATCTGAGGTTTAGATATAGGTTGTATTAATTTTTTGTCCTTTATTGGTGCAACTGAAATGATCTTCCTGGGTGGAAAAATTATGTATCCTGATGAATTGTTTTCATATCCAGAATTGAGTGCTCAAGTTAgaatttactaaatatttctttcaaaattattcagaaatatttggacAGAACTCCACTAATAATTGGGTAAATGTAGCAAGCTGCAGCTTGatcacacacattttaaagtcaCCAAGCTTCAAGCATAATTCCAACTGGATACTTGACCAGTCCTCTGGGCAAAAACCGATTAAACTGTACATTTGAACTTATgaggtttaaaaatgttcattagagATTAGGACAGGATTTTGGAGTGGTGGTTCAGGAAGCTTAATGTTAGACTTCTGAAGCTAATTTTCATATCGATTCAGGGACATTGTCCTATTTTAACACCTTCGATTCTCAACTGTCTGACCCAAATCTTTGCTGTCAGATTAAAATGAATTGGTTTAGATATTTGGGAACCATCACAGCCAAAGTATGCTAAACTGTGAAATGGTCTACACAGACCAGGAAGGTCCTGGTGAAAAACAAGAGCCAGTTCCAAAATCAACACTGGTGAAGTATGAATGAAATATACAGATgctcagatgaaaaaaataaatagagacaaaaactgagctttgtGGCCTTAATGTTGAGGCAATTGAGgctttaaaatctcaaaatactTAACTAGCTGTCAGATGGGTGAGGTAACATCATGCTGAGGCAGTGCTAACGTACAGCCACAACATTCCTGACACTTctagtaaatatatttatagatttaCACAGCtggattttaaatttattaGTTATGTTTTATGCATTAAGGTTCtcacaaactgatttaaatctgttttttcttccaagatGAATTAATCAGACAGGTAACCATCATCTGTGCTGAGAGGGGTCTGCTTCTGCTGCGAGTCAGAGATGAGCTTAAAATGACAATTGCCACGTACCAGACGCTGTATGAAAGCAGCATCGCTTTTGGCATGAGAAAGGCACTGCAGGCCGAACAGGGAAAGGCggacatagaaaaaaaagtaagggCATATAAGTCGTtagactagaaaaaaaaaacccactattCAAAGAGCTTCGTCTCTTTTGCTTACTGATTAAACCGTTAAATTGCACTGTTATTATAAGTCCAGCAGAGAGCGCCATTTCtttacagatatttaaaatactgggaacttcctgctgtgtttttccaTCACGTTTGTAGATTTTAGATCTGGAAAGTGAGAAGCAGGAACTCATGAGACAACTGGATGAACAGAAGGAGAGATGTGATGCAATTGAAAAGAGGGAAACTGAGAAGAGACAAGTGGAGGAAAGAAAGTTCAACGAGGAAATTCAGTTCTTGAAGAAAACCAATCATCAGCTCAAGGTGACTTTTTCTATCTATTCCTTGTAAAACAACACAGATGTGATGTGTAGAATGTCCAAACATGAataatatatacttttttttttaatttcagacacAACTGGATGGGATGATTAATCCAAAGAAGTGAAACCTCTCACACCAGATAGAAGATTTAATACAAGATGTATTTTTTCTCCACTTGATAAATGAATGAGTTGACAGCTGCAggaaatttagcattttatttgtagagcaCAACAGCTATATTTTAAGCAGTTAACACACTGAACATTTCTCTTGAATGTCAAGAGAGCAGCTCACTTGTGAATGAGGAATTACATGCAGTTCAAGAGTTGAGAGGCCAAGGTGCAGCCATTTGCTAGTagtcaaaataaagtttcacaTGACCACTGGAAAAAAGACACGTCGATGTTTAGCTTCGGGTTTTTGCCTAGCTTGTCATTTCAATAAAACGTAGCCAATTTGGCCAGTTTAAATATGtatagttttgtgtttattcctgGTCTAGTGCTTTGATTTTTTAGCCCCACGACTTTCTGCAGGCGGTGCTGGAATCTTTctgttcttgttcttgtttttcacattgtgcGTTTCATAGTAACGCACTCCAACTTTCTTCCCCTTCTTGGCACGGTCCATTGCTCTTCTCTGTGGACATTaaataaaggaacaaaaatgGCATCAGATACATTAAACTGTTAACATGATATATATCAGACAGATCAACCCACAATGctacacaaaaatattcattcccgttaaactttgaaaaccaaatttcaaggaattttattgaaattttaaatgataCACTCAGAGTATAACAGCGTAAGACTCAACTAGTTAGCAAATATTTATTGCAGCCCAAGCAGTTCCTTGTGACAGTGATTGTGATTCTGCAGGAATTATAAAATTGCAAAACACCGTTCTGCTTGAATCTCAACCATCTTTGCACGTTGAGACTGAAATTCCTGCCCATTCTTCTTGGTGAAAAAGCTCAGACTCATTCATGTTAAGCTTCCGCAAGCAGGAATGTTCAAGTCTTGCTGCAAATTCCTTTAAGTTTGGACTTTGCCTACAGCTCCATCAGATTTAGCACAGGCCTATTGGTTCCCTTTAATCAGATTGAGTGAACAGCTATTTCTTTGTAAGATTGTTTCCCTACAATGTTTTCTTGTTCCgtggtcttcatgatgccgtttgttcacaaatgtcTTGTCTTTACATCTTTAtgttttgtaatgtgacaaaatgtaaaacgttGAAGGGCTGTGACTAGTTTATCGAGATCCTTTATTtgacacaggacaaacaaaagCTGCAAACCTGTTTAGATGTAAACCTGTGCTGCTGAATAGATTTATCACCCTCCACACGTTTCCTCTTCTTGCTCTTCTGGTTTGTAGCTGAAATCAGtcagataaattttttttaaaaaaaaccagcCATCAGTATTTAAATGTTAGCCTGACTGAGTCAAAGTTTTGCTGTTGAAAACGTTTGGATGTCCACCACATCTGACTCAATTTCAAAATCCATCGCCAAACTCAGAGTGATAAATGGTCGTACCTGTTGACGGATTCTCTCTCTTCTGTGCTTGTTTAGCTGCTTCTTGTTTGGTCTTGAGGTCTGTAAACACTTTGTCAGAAAGTGCCTTTGGTATTCTGTccaaacagatgaaaaaatagCAAACTGCTAAGTTTTCCAGGCAAAGCAAACAGTTTATTTCTTCAGGGATTtgcagaaataaactaaattggactaaaactaactgaagAGCTTGGATATGATTTGTAATTTGGTTTGTGGGCTCAAAtcgattgaaaaaaaaaaaaaaaaaaagaatgaaaaggaACTTGATGAAATACATTTTGGGAACAGGCTACCGATTAGTCAAAATGACAGCTGTTAGTCCTTAAAGCTTGATTTCCATGGACCTCCTTGATGCGCCTGGCATCTCTCTGTCTGCCAACATCTCATtaacgaacaaaaaaaataaaacaaagtcctgtccaagacaaagaaaatatgcaataataCATTTGGACACCAAAACTTACCGGATTGCAGAGAAGCGCTTGGATTTGGCTCGGTCCAGGAACTGCTTGTACTTCGCAATTTTCTCATCGTGCTCACGGATGACCTCCCGTAAACTCTTTTTGCCTTTGGTACCGTCAGTCTGAGATGGTGTGTCCTCAGAGACCTCAGCATCTCCATCAGCTGGCTCTGCAATGGGTTCGTCTTCCTGGCCTCCCTCGTCTTCGTCAACGTCTTCGTCAACGTCCTCGTCAACGTCAACGTCGGAGCCAGAAAAATCAGACAAGTCTAAGTCTGGCATCTCCACGGGGATCAAATCTTCCTCAGTGAACTCAGGGGCCACGTTGATCTTGCCAAAGTTCTGTCGGACATTAGCAAGGATCTTCTGGACCTGTTCCttctgccgctgctgctgttcCTCCTGTTCTCCGGATGTGGCGTCCAGATTATCCGCCTGTTCCTCCTGAACGTTATCCTCTGGAGCCGGTGGTACTTCCTGGGGCAATGGTTTTTCATCCTACAGACGTCACAGTAGTTTGTGTTAGAAGAACAGGCTGgtgaaggagaaggaaaagatTTTCGCAAACTCTTACTTCTGGATCTCCCTCTGGTCCAGGAGGCTTCACAAAAAAGGGGATCCGTCCCCTCTGCCAGTCATTTAACACCATTTTGGAGACCGTACTGAGATCGGGCTCACCTCCCTGTAAAATACcgataagaaaaaaagtgttaatagTAGGcttgtcacgataacaaattttgctggacgattaattgtctaaaaaattattgtgataaacgacaatattgtttcaagaccttttgacactgatttaatggaaaggactaataatacatgtaatttcctgatagatacaccttattttcaaaagaacccataacactggaactgataaactaaataaagcaaccaaaaacaaaaataaaatggattctcagtctccattaacaaaaaacgtacttgaataaaaactagacaacataaagccaaagtgg
Coding sequences within:
- the dnali1 gene encoding axonemal dynein light intermediate polypeptide 1, yielding MIPPADSLLKYDTPMLVKTTSGEKSPKVRQIKRIPLQGPDTAPVPLSPKTKPTTSDVSKMENEEILDAILPPREWSEGSQLWVQKVSSVPCTRPEIIHLKEELDTKLEQRQARHTGICPIRRELYSQCFDELIRQVTIICAERGLLLLRVRDELKMTIATYQTLYESSIAFGMRKALQAEQGKADIEKKILDLESEKQELMRQLDEQKERCDAIEKRETEKRQVEERKFNEEIQFLKKTNHQLKTQLDGMINPKK